The sequence GCCCGGAAACCCTGGCTGACCAGCAGTTCCTGCTGGCGCTCGCCCCGCGTGTGATCGAGCAGGACGGTGAACTCGTGCTCGGCGGCGGCGTCGATCACCGCGCCCGCGAGCTCGGCGAAATAGGGGTTGCCGAGCTCGGGAACGGCCAGCGCGATGATGCCGGTACGGCCTTTGCGCAAATGCCGTGCGGTGAGGTTCGGCCGGTAGCCGAGCTCGTCGATCGCCTCCTGGACTCTGGTGCGCATCGCCGGAGTGATGTGCGGATAGTTGTTCACGACGTTGGAAACGGTCTTGATCGAGACGCCGGCCCGTTCGGCCACGTCCTTCAGGCTGACCCGCAAGGGATCTCCTCGGCATCGACGGGAACTCCGCGACCGGAGCTGTGTCACGAACCTGGACAGCGGGCGGGAGCCCGTGCTCTCATGCCAACTGCCTCTGCTTCCAACGTTGTACAGACTGAAGCTCCGAGCCGCCACCCTTCCTCACCCTAGGCCGTGTCCGCACAGTCCCGTCGTCCGCCCGGAGGCGTGCCAGGCGTCGCGGGGCAGGTGGGACTTTGTGGACACGGTCCGGGGACTTCCGCCGGGTCTCCGTGAGGTAGGGGCCGGCGTTCGGTGTGCGTGCTCGGCGTGGTGCGAAGGGCCATGTGGCGGGGCCACCTGTCCCCTCGCACCGTGCGCCGGGGGTGCCTGCCGCGCGTCGCGACGCCACGGAGTTCCGTCGGTGACTCCCAAGGAGGATTCGTGCGCATCAGACCACTCAGAAATCGGCTCGCCCTGCTCGTCGCGGCCTTACTCGGTGCCGCGGGACTGGCCGCCGCACCGGTCGCGACGGCCGTGGAGGAGCCTCCCGAGGTCCACGGCCTGAAGGGTGAGTACTACACCCAGTCCGCCCCCGGCGCCTTCGACTTCGACGAACTCAAAGCCACCGGCATGGACGCGCGACTCGACTTCGACAACCTGGAGTCGCGTCTGCGTTCCGCGACCGGGAAGTCGGACGACGTCAGCGTCCGCTGGACCGGCCGGATCGTGCCGGAGAAGACCGGTCCCACCACCTTCTCCATCATCGGGGACAACGGCTTCCGGCTGTGGGTGGACGGGAAACTCACCATCGACCACTGGGTCGACGACTGGGACCGCGAACAGAGTGCGGAACCGGTGGAGCTGACCGCGGGCAAGGCCTACGACATCAAGGTCGAGTACTTCGAGCACTACGGAGGCTCCAACCTCCACCTGCGCTGGACTCCGCCCGGCGGCGCCAAGACGGCCGTTCCCCAGTCGGCGTTCCTGCTGCCCGCGGGCTACGACTACGACGGCGCCATCGCCACCACGGTCCTGGAGACCGGCCGCACGCTGCGGCTCGACTTCGCCCAGAAGCTCAAGGCACCCCCGGCCGGTCTCACCGACCACCTGGACGCGGTGATCGGCGGCGCCACCTGGCCGCTCGGACGCGTCAAGCTCGACCCGGCGGACCACAGGTCCCTGCTCATCGCGCTCAAGGAGCCCGTGGTCGGCAACAAGACCGGCACCGCGCGCGGCACCGCCGATGTGCGCTACGACGGAGCGGGGGGCCTCTCCGCGGAGGACGGCAACGTTGTCAAGTCCTTCTGGAGCAGCGGCACCAACCTCTCGACCCACCAGCTGAGCACCAAGTGGGGCAAGGACGTCACCCCGGCCAACGCCCACCGCGAGTACCCGCGGCCGCAGCTCACCCGCGACGACTGGAAGAACCTCAACGGCTCCTGGCAGTTCGCGGCGGCCGAGGCGGGGGAGCAGCCCCCGGTGGGCCGGAACCTCGCCGAGAAGATCCTCGTCCCGTACCCCGTCGAGTCCCAGCTCTCGGGCATCGAGCGGCACGAGGACCGGATGTGGTACCGGCGCACCTTCACCGTCCCGAAGGACTGGAAGATCGGCTCGAAGCAGCGCCTGCGGCTCAACTTCGGCGCGGTCGACTGGCGCTCCGAGGTCTACGTCAACGGCACCAAGGTCGCCGATCACCAGGGCGGCTACGACAAGTTCAGCGCCGATGTCACCGACGCCCTCAAGCCGGGCCGTACCCAGGAGCTGATCGTCGGCGTCTACGACCCGACGGACGCCGCGAACGGCGAGAACCCGCCCATCGGCAAGCAGCGTCTCGACCCGAGCGGCATCTGGTACACGCCGTCCTCCGGCATCTGGCAGACCGTGTGGATGGAGCCCGTCGCCGCCGACCACGTCGACTCGCTCGCCCTCACCCCGGACGTGGCCGCGGGCACGCTGACGGTCGCACCGAAGGGCGTACGCGACGGAGTACCGGTCACCGCGACCGCGTACGAGGGCAAGCGCAAGGTGGCCACCGTCTCCGGCCGCACGGGCGGACCGCTCACCCTGAGGATCCGTGACGCGCGGCTGTGGTCGCCGGACGACCCGTTCCTGTACGACCTCAAGGTCAAGGTCGGATCCGACCGCGTCAGCAGCTACTTCGGCATGCGGTCCATCTCCGTCGAGAACGTCGGAGGAACCCCTCGCACGGTCCTCAACGGCAAGCCGGTCTTCATGATGGCCACCCTCGACCAGGGCTTCTGGCCCGACGGCCTGCACACCGCCCCGAGCGACAAGGCATTGGCCCACGACCTCAAGATGCACAAGGAGATGGGCTTCAACTCGGTCCGCAAGCACATCAAGGTCGAACCCGACCGGTGGTTCTACTGGGCCGACAGGCTCGGCCTGATGGTGTGGCAGGACATGCCGGCCATGACGGCGGGCGTCAACCCGTCCGCCACCGCCCGCGCCGGCTACGAGCGCGAGATGAAGCAGATGATCGACGAACACATCAGCAGTCCGTCGATCGTCATGTGGGTCACCTTCAACGAAGGGTGGGGCCAGTACGACGTGGGCCGCATCGCCGAACAGGCCAAGGCCTGGGACCCGACACGCCTGGTCAACAACCAGTCGGGCCTCAACCTCGGCGCCGACGGCGGCACGGGCGACATCATGGACGAGCACGGCTACCCGAGCCCCGCCCTGCCGCCGCATCCGGACGGCAGACGGGCCCAGGTCATGGGTGAGTACGGCGGCCTCGGCCTGGCCGTGCCCGGACACGCCTGGTCGGTGCAGCAGTCCTATGTCGACGTCGACCCGGCCACGTACACCGACGACTACCTCACCAAGCTCGCCGAGGTGCACGCCCTGGCCTGCGAGGGCGGCAACGGCGCGGTGTACACCCAGATCGCGGACGTCGAGGGCGAACTCAACGGGCTGCTCACCTACGACCGCGCGGTCGTCAAGCCCGATGTGAAGCGGCTCAAGGCGGCCCACGAGGCCCTGATCGACGACGTGTCCCGGGCGACTCCCGCGGGCTGCGTCTGATACCCGGGCCGCCCGGCGGAACGCCTCCCCGCCGATCGCCGGGCGGCCCCGGCCACGTCGAACCCCGTCAGATCCGCCAGGTACGTATCCGGTCGGCGGCCTGGTAGACGGTGGCCTTGCGGGCCTGGATGTCACGCACCAGCTCGACCAGTGCCCCGTAAGGCGGATCGATGCCCTCGGCGGAGGTGTGCATGTAGGCGACGGCGACCTGGCAGGCGTACAGGGAGTTCCGGTACGGCAGGGGCTCCAGCCGGACGATCGTGTGCAGGAGCGCCGCCGCCCGCCAGGCCGCGTCCGGTGTGGCGAGGCCGGGGCGCGGGATGCGGGTCTTGTGGCGGGCGACCGCGGCCACCAGGGCGGAGTAGTCCCCGACGGTCACGTCCTCGGGAACGGCCTGCTCCTGGATGTCGAGCAGCCAGGCGATGTCGACATGGAGCATCAGGCGGCTTCGGCTCCCTGTCGGTGACCGGCCGGGGGGATCTCGTCCGGGAAGGCCTCGTCGAACTCGGCGCGCTGCGTCTCGCCCCAGGAGACGGCGTAGCGCACGAACTGCTGGCGCTGGCGCTCGCGGAGTGACAGGTCGTGGACGTACTGCTTGAGGGAGGTGCCGGCGGCGGCCGCGGCGGCCCGCAGTTCCTGCATCTCCTCGTCGCTGTAGGTGATGTTCAAGGACGGCATGGGGGAATGGTACCTAGTTGGTACCAGGGTGGGCAACCGAGTCCCTACCGAGTCCCTACCGGGGAGGGGGGATGTCGTTGTCCGCGCGCCGGTCCTTCCCGGGGTGCTGAAGTGGGGTGGGAGGGTCAGGGTGGAGGTGTGGGGGTGGGCTTTTCAGGCTGGGAGGCGTTGTGGTGGGTGCCGCGTCCGACCCGTTCGTGCACGTCAAAGGTGCCTCCGAGCACAATCTGAAGAACGTCGACGTGGACGTGCCGCGTGACGCGATGGTCGCCTTCACCGGGATCTCCGGCTCGGGCAAGTCCTCGCTGGCCTTCGGCACGCTCTACGCCGAGGCTCAGCGCCGGTACTTCGAGTCCGTCGCGCCGTACGCCCGCCGTCTCCTCCAGCAGGTCGGCGCGCCGCACGTCCAGGAGATTTCCGGGCTGCCGCCCGCCGTCGCCCTGCAACAGCGGCACGGCGCCCCCAGCTCACGGTCCACGGTCGGCACCCTGACCACGCTGAGCAACCTGCTGCGCATCTTGTACTCGCGTGCCGGCACCCATCCGCCCGGGTCCCCGCGGCTCGCCGCCGAGGCGTTCTCGCCGAACACCGCCGCCGGTGCCTGCACGCGGTGCCACGGGCTGGGGGCCACCGTCGACGTCGCCGACGACCTGCTCGTACCGGACCCCTCCCTGAGCATCCGCGAAGGCGCCATCGCGGCCTGGCCCGGTGCCTGGCAGGGCGCCAACCTGCGCAGTGTCGTCAGCGGTCTGGGCATCGACATCGACAAGCCGTGGCGCAAACTCCGGAAGAAGGACCGAGACTGGCTGCTCCACACCGACGAGCAGCCGTCCGTCCTCATCGAGCCGGAGCGCGACCGCGTCGACTACGGCTACCACGGCAAGTTCTGGAGCGCCCGCGCCCACGTCATGCACGTCCTCGCCGACTCCAAGAGCGAGCGGATGCGGGAACGGGCGCTGCGCTTCGTCCGGAGCGTGCCCTGTCCGGAGTGCGGGGGCAGCGGCCTGCGGCGGGAGGCTCTGGCCGTGACCTTCGCCGGCCGGTCCATCGCCGAGGTCAACGCGATGCCCCTCACCGAGGTCGTCGCGCTGCTGCGGCCCGTCGCGGAGCTGCCCGCGGCCGAGGCGGCCACCACGGCGGACCCGGACGCGGAGAGGAACGAGGTCGCGGTACGGATCTGCGCGGACCTGGTCGCCCGTATCGAGGTGCTGCTCGGCCTGGGCCTCGGCTACCTCGGTCTGGGG is a genomic window of Streptomyces sp. NBC_00414 containing:
- a CDS encoding PA14 domain-containing protein → MRIRPLRNRLALLVAALLGAAGLAAAPVATAVEEPPEVHGLKGEYYTQSAPGAFDFDELKATGMDARLDFDNLESRLRSATGKSDDVSVRWTGRIVPEKTGPTTFSIIGDNGFRLWVDGKLTIDHWVDDWDREQSAEPVELTAGKAYDIKVEYFEHYGGSNLHLRWTPPGGAKTAVPQSAFLLPAGYDYDGAIATTVLETGRTLRLDFAQKLKAPPAGLTDHLDAVIGGATWPLGRVKLDPADHRSLLIALKEPVVGNKTGTARGTADVRYDGAGGLSAEDGNVVKSFWSSGTNLSTHQLSTKWGKDVTPANAHREYPRPQLTRDDWKNLNGSWQFAAAEAGEQPPVGRNLAEKILVPYPVESQLSGIERHEDRMWYRRTFTVPKDWKIGSKQRLRLNFGAVDWRSEVYVNGTKVADHQGGYDKFSADVTDALKPGRTQELIVGVYDPTDAANGENPPIGKQRLDPSGIWYTPSSGIWQTVWMEPVAADHVDSLALTPDVAAGTLTVAPKGVRDGVPVTATAYEGKRKVATVSGRTGGPLTLRIRDARLWSPDDPFLYDLKVKVGSDRVSSYFGMRSISVENVGGTPRTVLNGKPVFMMATLDQGFWPDGLHTAPSDKALAHDLKMHKEMGFNSVRKHIKVEPDRWFYWADRLGLMVWQDMPAMTAGVNPSATARAGYEREMKQMIDEHISSPSIVMWVTFNEGWGQYDVGRIAEQAKAWDPTRLVNNQSGLNLGADGGTGDIMDEHGYPSPALPPHPDGRRAQVMGEYGGLGLAVPGHAWSVQQSYVDVDPATYTDDYLTKLAEVHALACEGGNGAVYTQIADVEGELNGLLTYDRAVVKPDVKRLKAAHEALIDDVSRATPAGCV
- a CDS encoding toxin Doc, yielding MMLHVDIAWLLDIQEQAVPEDVTVGDYSALVAAVARHKTRIPRPGLATPDAAWRAAALLHTIVRLEPLPYRNSLYACQVAVAYMHTSAEGIDPPYGALVELVRDIQARKATVYQAADRIRTWRI